A single region of the bacterium genome encodes:
- a CDS encoding division/cell wall cluster transcriptional repressor MraZ, with protein sequence MIPLPLTSENVIENGRVILPARFRRKLYELGIRSVVISRGFDGSLYIHFPEGWKDFVDKLNRLPKAKTRGLIRKLMFGAEEAGIDKQGRLLIPPLLREYAGLSRDVIILGLPDRMEIWDKKRWLEYDSKISFEEITEELDASSSNEG encoded by the coding sequence ATGATTCCTTTGCCCTTAACATCAGAAAATGTAATTGAGAATGGAAGGGTAATCCTACCTGCAAGGTTTAGAAGAAAGCTTTACGAGCTTGGGATAAGGTCTGTTGTTATCTCTCGGGGATTTGATGGCTCACTTTATATTCATTTTCCAGAGGGCTGGAAAGATTTTGTTGATAAATTAAATAGGCTTCCTAAAGCAAAAACAAGGGGTTTGATAAGGAAGCTTATGTTTGGAGCAGAGGAGGCAGGGATTGATAAGCAGGGAAGGCTTCTTATCCCTCCATTATTAAGGGAATATGCAGGGCTTTCAAGGGATGTTATTATATTAGGGCTTCCAGACAGGATGGAGATTTGGGATAAAAAAAGATGGCTTGAATATGATAGCAAGATAAGCTTTGAAGAGATTACAGAGGAGCTTGATGCATCTTCCAGTAATGAAGGATGA